A region of Fusarium keratoplasticum isolate Fu6.1 chromosome 6, whole genome shotgun sequence DNA encodes the following proteins:
- a CDS encoding MFS domain-containing protein has translation MTAHSIALEKPDVVMVDDMDMDRTVPDHEKAPQARTIDNIRVLGLTDEDADFYNNTTPEQRKKIIKKVDRRLVPLLAVLYLISHLDRANIGNAKIEGLVEDLNLVGNQYNIVLSLFFIPYILLEIPSNILLKKFTRPSVYLGSLVTIWGVIMTLHGVVKGFGSLLAVRILLGVFEAGFYPGAVYLCTFWYMPKDLATRIAYFYCTSALSGAFSGLLAAGIAQMDGVGGYEGWRWIFILEGLATIVLGVMCYFLLIDSPALSGKWLTPDEIRFLELQSFIKQGGRFSQESDDKKFDWHDMKMILCNWRLYLQAYILLCISACSYGTKFTLPSIVKAMGFTNTNAQLMTVPAYVAGGISSVCFAKISDHFHWRMPFVAIPLALIAIGYSVVMGFQGDMTGSHTGPGYFALVLTCIGIYPVQPAGSSWAANNLAPSSRRAIGVAFNICVGNIGGIIGSYMYLDKEAPRYQTGFGLSLAFGASGMLVALLLELSYKWGNKTKAKLSEEDIRSRYTEEELLKLGDKSPLFKYTL, from the exons ATGACTGCGCATAGCATTGCTCTTGAGAAACCTGACGTTGTCATGGTTGacgacatggacatggatcGCACAGTTCCTGACCATGAGAAGGCTCCTCAGGCCAGGACGATTGACAACATACGCGTCCTGGGTCTcaccgacgaggatgccgacTTTTACAACAACACTACCCCTGAACAACgcaagaagatcatcaagaag GTTGACCGCCGATTGGTTCCCCTTCTCGCCGTTCTGTACCTCATCTCACATCTCGACCGAGCAAACATCGGCAATGCCAAGATTGAAGGACTGGTTGAGGACCTGAACCTTGTTGGCAACCAGTACAACATTGTTCTgagtctcttcttcatcccttACATTCTCCTCGAGATCCCCAGCAACATTCTCTTGAAGAAGTTCACGAGGCCATCCGTCTATCTTGGCAGTCTGGTCACGATCTGGGGTGTCATCATGACTCTCCATGGCGTCGTCAAGGGCTTTGGCAGTCTTCTCGCTGTCCGCATCCTTCTCGGTGTCTTCGAGGCAGGATTTTATCCGGGTGCCGTGTACCTATGCACATTTTGGTACATGCCCAAGGACCTGGCTACTCGTATTGCCTACTTTTACTGCACAAGTGCGCTATCTGGTGCCTTCTCCGgccttcttgctgctggtaTTGCTCAGATGGATGGAGTCGGCGGGTATGAAGGCTGGCGATGGATCTTTatccttgaaggcctcgCAACTATTGTCCTCGGAGTCATGTGCTATTTCCTCCTCATTGACTCCCCGGCCTTATCTGGAAAGTGGTTGACTCCCGATGAGATCCGCTTTCTCGAACTCCagagcttcatcaagcaAGGTGGCCGATTTTCTCAGGAGTCCGATGACAAGAAGTTCGACTGGCATGACATGAAGATGATTCTCTGCAACTGGCGACTCTATCTTCAGGCCTACATTCTCCTCTGCATTTCAGCTTGCTCCTACGGAACCAAGTTTACTCTTCCttccatcgtcaaggccatgggcttcaccaacaccaacgccCAGCTTATGACAGTTCCCGCGTACGTTGCTGGCGGTATCTCTTCTGTCTGCTTCGCCAAGATTTCCGATCACTTCCACTGGCGAATGCCCTTCGTTGCTATTCCTCTGGCCCTCATTGCCATTGGATACTCCGTTGTCATGGGCTTCCAGGGTGATATGACTGGCAGCCATACCGGACCAGGATACTTTGCCCTTGTGCTCACCTGCATCGGTATCTACCCTGTTCAGCCCGCTGGCAGCAGTTGGGCCGCCAACAACCTTGCACCTTCGAGCCGAAGAGCCATTGGTGTCGCCTTCAACATCTGCGTCGGTAACATTGGAGGCATCATCGGCTCCTACATGTACCTGGACAAGGAAGCTCCCCGCTACCAGACTGGTTTCGGCCTGTCACTTGCTTTTGGCGCCTCTGGAATGCTTGTTgcgctgctcctcgagctgagCTACAAGTGGGGAAACAAGACAAAGGCGAAGTTGTCTGAGGAGGATATTCGATCTCGATacaccgaggaggagcttctgaAGCTGGGCGATAAGAGTCCTCTCTTCAAGTACACCCTGTAA
- a CDS encoding Aldo-ket-red domain-containing protein produces MPLQTHFTLNTGAKIPAVGFGTWQAPPGQVEKAVEIALRSGYRHIDCASIYRNEVEVGDGIRKSSVPRSDIFITGKLWNTKHAPEDVEKGLDKTLKDLGTDYLDLFLMHWPVAFKSGDDWFPIDSDGVFQLADIDPAVTYAAMEKLLETGKVRAIGVSNFTKDRLDKLLSKTTTVPAVNQIEAHPYLQQPELFDYCKSKGIQIAAYSPLGNNQTGEPRTVDDPLVAELGKKLGLDIGQVLYSWGVQRGSVVLPKSVTPSRIESNLQVAELPQDAFKQLNDLERNKRYNWQTRWGYDIFQELGEEEVKKVARETGPENLEKFGKK; encoded by the exons ATGCCTCTTCAAACTCACTTTACCCTCAATACTGGGGCAAAGATCCCAGCTGTCGGCTTCGGAACATGGCAGGCTCCCCCTGGCCAGGTTGAGAAAGCCGTCGAGATTGCTCTCCGCAGCGGCTATCGCCACATTGATTGCGCTTCGATTTATCGAAACGAAGTTGAAGTCGGCGATGGTATCCGGAAAAGCAGTGTTCCCCGTTCAGACATCTTCATCACTGGCAAACTGTGGAACACCAAGCATGCTCCTGAGGATGTGGAAAAGGGTCTTGACAAGACACTAAAGGATCTTGGTACCGACTACCTAGATCTATTCCTCATGCACTGGCCTGT TGCGTTTAAATCCGGCGATGACTGGTTCCCTATCGACTCAGATGGTGTCTTTCAGTTGGCCGATATTGATCCTGCTGTCACCTATGCAgccatggagaagctcctcgaaACTGGCAAGGTCCGCGCCATTGGCGTGTCAAACTTCACAAAGGACCGCCTAGACAAGCTTCTGTCCAAGACTACAACGGTGCCTGCAGTCAATCAAATCGAGGCCCATCCTTACCTTCAGCAACCTGAGCTCTTTGACTACTGCAAGTCCAAGGGTATCCAAATCGCTGCTTACTCCCCCCTTGGAAACAACCAAACCGGTGAGCCTCGAACGGTTGACGACCCTCTTGTCGCTGAGCTCGGTAAGAAGCTGGGATTGGATATCGGCCAAGTCTTGTACTCGTGGGGTGTCCAGCGAGGGTCTGTTGTATTGCCGAAGAGTGTCACTCCTAGCCGCATCGAGTCCAACCTCCAAGTTGCCGAGCTGCCTCAAGATGCCTTCAAGCAGCTGAATGATCTTGAGAGGAACAAGCGATACAACTGGCAGACGAGATGGGGTTATGATATTTTCCAAGAGCTaggagaagaggaagttAAAAAGGTGGCAAGGGAAACAGGCCCTGAGAACTTAGAAAAGTTTGGAAAGAAATAG
- a CDS encoding NAD(P)-bd-dom domain-containing protein yields MVNIAVAGGTGGVGRTIIDALKDNPKHKAIILSRTVIPDGVDLGAPVIAVDYDDVDALQAVLEKHEINTIISALALHIIGVGQAQINLIKAADKSEPTKRFVTSTWAVRPELKWFDLLPHGFQHVASYTELDKTQLEWTAFNVGWFLEYYAMPNVETYIPQTTFVVDMANRHASIPGDGKQKMSFTYTKDVAKFVVAALDLPKWEQNTYAIGEKYTWEEFVKIAEEARGGEKFTVTYDSVEKLKAGSITELPGQVAAYSYFPKEWAQKLFSAFGIWVTESIFDFPDEKLLNKQFPDIKVTTVREMLQSAWKGQ; encoded by the exons ATGGTCAACATAGCAGTTGCTGGAGGCACCGGAGGTGTTGGTCGCACCATCAtcgacgccctcaaggaCAACCCGAAAcacaaggccatcatcttaTCGCGTACCGTAA TCCCCGATGGTGTTGACCTTGGCGCGCCCGTCATCGCTGTCGATTatgacgatgtcgacgcGCTTCAAGCTGTCCTAGAAAAGCATGAGATTAACACCATTATCTCGGCACTGGCTCTCCATATTATTGGCGTGGGCCAGGCCCAGATTaatctcatcaaggccgccgacAAGAGCGAGCCCACCAAGCGATTCGTTACAAGCACTTGGGCAGTTCGACCTGAGCTCAA GTGGTTCGATCTTCTTCCCCACGGCTTCCAGCACGTGGCGTCGTACACGGAACTAGATAAGACCCAGCTGGAATGGACAGCCTTCAATGTTGGGTGGTTCCTCGAGTACTATGCTATGCCGAACGTCGAAACATACATCCCACAGACCACGTTCGTCGTCGACATGGCTAATAGGCATGCCTCGATCCCCGGTGACGGCAAGCAGAAAATGTCATTCACCTACACCAAAGACGTGGCCAAGTTTGTGGTTGCGGCGCTCGACCTCCCCAAGTGGGAACAAAACACCTATGCAATTGGTGAAAAGTACACGTGGGAGGAATTTGTCAAGATTGCTGAggaagctcgaggag GAGAGAAGTTCACTGTCACCTATGACAGCGTGGAGAAGCTTAAGGCCGGCAGCATCACTGAACTTCCAGGTCAGGTTGCCGCATACTCGTATTTCCCCAAAGAATGGGCGCAGAAactcttctcggcctttgGAATCTGGGTGACCGAGAGCATCTTTGACTTTCCCGATGAAAAGTTGCTGAACAAGCAGTTCCCTGACATCAAAGTCACCACTGTGCGGGAAATGCTTCAGAGTGCATGGAAGGGCCAATAA
- a CDS encoding NmrA domain-containing protein, which translates to MVTTIAVAGGTRGIGRAIAEAINGKENYDVKVFSRSPNPALEAENGIPIIAIDYTDVDSMTKVLEDNKIDTVISTLFVTFDGKPQVNLIHAAEASKHTRRFIPSIWALTTFLKHFSNNRHKLTNGFTNRQVGERQMTIGQSKLDAVEALEKSTLEYTLFYVGYFLDFWGYPRVQSYQRQNLIVVDIEYNRAAIPGDGNTPVTFTHTFDVAEFVAASLDLPSWEKESYVIGESITWNEFLRLAEEVKGEKFEVTHDSLDLLLSGQITELPSHPSLYSQMPKDQIQTLFATFGVWFEKGLFELKPTNKTLNEVFPKIHARTVKEVLEAGWGKQ; encoded by the exons ATGGTGACCACTATCGCAGTCGCAGGAGGCACCCGAGGCATTGGCCGTGCCATCGCCGAAGCCATCAATGGCAAGGAGAATTACGACGTCAAGGTATTCAGTCGATCA CCCAATCccgccctcgaggccgagaatggcatccccatcatcgccatcgactACACCGATGTCGACTCCATGACCAAGGTTCTAGAAGACAATAAGATCGATACTGTCATCTCGACTTTGTTTGTCACCTTTGATGGCAAGCCGCAAGTGAACTTGATCCATGCTGCTGAGGCTTCCAAACACACCAGGCGCTTCATTCCCAGCATCTGGG CCCTCACCACATTCCTTAAGCACTTCTCCAACAACAGGCATAAGCTCACCAATGGTTTTACAAACAGACAAGTGGGCGAGAGGCAGATGACGATTGGGCAGTCTAAGCTCGATGCGGTTGAGGCTTTGGAGAAGAGCACTCTAGAGTATACCCTATTTTACGTGGGATACTTCCTCGACTTCTGGGGGTACCCTCGCGTCCAGTCGTACCAGCGCCAGAacctcatcgtcgttgaTATCGAGTATAACAGGGCCGCCATCCCTGGCGATGGCAATACCCCCGTCACCTTCACGCATACTTTTGACGTTGCCGAGTTTGTTGCCGCCAGCCTCGACCTGCCTAGTTGGGAGAAAGAGAGCTATGTAATCGGGGAGTCGATTACATGGAACGAGTTTCTTCGCCTTGCGGAAGAAGTCAAAG GCGAGAAATTCGAAGTCACCCACGACAGCCTGGATTTGCTCCTATCTGGACAAATCACCGAGTTGCCATCGCATCCATCGCTGTATTCTCAGATGCCCAAGGACCAGATCCAAACCCTCTTTGCCACGTTCGGGGTATGGTTCGAGAAGGGCTTGTTCGAGCTGAAGCCAACGAATAAGACGCTGAACGAGGTGTTCCCCAAAATTCATGCCCGAACCGTCAAGGAGGTACTAGAAGCGGGATGGGGCAAGCAGTAG